A stretch of Besnoitia besnoiti strain Bb-Ger1 chromosome V, whole genome shotgun sequence DNA encodes these proteins:
- a CDS encoding hypothetical protein (encoded by transcript BESB_061860): MLPVTYTLNKHNGGGVLPADPRAKVTAAIHGGMLDSRLRVRDMNAYRTSYADMTQGRETHVKSNMPSGYGGNIPTIRHDVLHRNTQFHKRLHELAHDPNRDTFGDFEANIQGISYVTKNPR, translated from the exons ATGCTGCCCGTCACTTACACGCTCAACAAGCACAATGGAGGAGGCGTTCTTCCAGCCGACCCTCGTGCCAAAGTTACTGCGGCGATACACGGCGGCATGCTGGATTCACGGCTGCGGGTCCGGGACATGAACGCATATCGGACCTCTTATGCGGATATGACTCAGGGT CGGGAAACTCACGTAAAAAGCAACATGCCTTCGGGGTACGGCGGCAACATCCCGACAATACGACATGACGTTCTCCACCGGAACACCCAGTTCCATAAGAGACTTCACGAACTTGCCCATGATCCCAACAGAGACACCTTTGGTGATTTCGAGGCAAATATTCAAGGCATTTCGTACGTTACAAAGAACCCGAGGTAG